Part of the Anaerotignum faecicola genome is shown below.
GGATTTAAGCTCCTACGGGGATACCAGAAGCTTCCGCCGCAAGCTGACCGCCGATTGCCCTGCTATGATCGGCACCGTGCCGATTTATGATGCCGTTGTGTATTATCATAAGCCTCTGGCACAAATCACAGCAGAGGAATGGCTGGATATCGTGCGGATGCACGCAGAGGACGGCGTAGATTTCATGACCATCCATTGCGGCATGAATCGTGCAACAGCGGCACGCTTTAAGCAGAATAAGCGTCTGATGAATATTGTTTCCCGCGGCGGCTCCATCATGTTTGCATGGATGGAAATGACAGGCAACGAAAACCCCTTCTATGAGCATTATGATGAAATTCTGGATATCTGTCGGGAATATGATATCACCATGAGCCTTGGGGATGCCTGCCGCCCCGGCTGTCTTGCAGATGCAACCGATACGGCGCAGATTGAGGAGCTGATTACTCTTGGCGAGCTGACAAAGCGCGCATGGGCGAAGGATGTGCAGGTCATGATTGAAGGCCCCGCCACATGCCCATGAATCAGATTGCCGCAAATATGGAAATTCAGAAAACACTCTGCCACGGCGCACCGTTTTATGTATTGGGGCCCTTGGTGACAGATGTTGCCCCCGGCTATGACCACATCACCTCTGCCATCGGCGGTGCGCTTGCGGCGGCATCGGGTGCGGCATTCCTGTGCTATGTAACCCCTGCGGAGCATTTGCGCCTGCCCAACGCGGCAGATGTAAAAGAAGGGATCATTGCGGCGAAGATTGCGGCACACGCAGCCGATATCGCAAAGGGAATCCCTCATGCGGCAGATTGGGACTACAAAATGAGCGAAGCAAGAAAGCGTCTGGATTGGGAGGAAATGTTCCGCCTGAGCATGGACCCCGAAAAGGCGCGCCGTTACAGAGCAGAGGCAAAGCCCGAAAAAGAGGATACCTGCAGCATGTGCGGCAATTTCTGTGCAGTCAAGAACACAAATCGTATTCTGGATGGCGAAATTGTCAGCATTTTTGATGAATAATCTCGGTCAAAACAAACTGTTTTCATAGGAATATACCAAATACGGCGGACATTTGTCCGAGTGGGAGGCGGCGTTTTGCTGAAAAACTCCGTCCGGTATTGACAGGTGTCTTTGAAAGAGGTACGATAGACAAAATTTTTTCAGCAAAAATTTTTTAGACTAGATGAGAACAGCAAAGAAAAGACGAGAGGAGAAAACAGAATGAAAACAGAAAAGAACATTCCCTACAAAATTTATCTGGATGAGCAGGAAATGCCGAAAAAATGGTACAACGTGCGTGCGGATATGAAAAATAAACCGGCACCGCTTCTGAACCCCGGCACACTGCAGCCCATGACAGCCGAGGAGCTTGGCGCAGTTTTCTGCGATGAATTGGTACAGCAGGAATTGGATAACGATACTGCTTACATCTCGACATCCCACAGGAAATTTTGGATTTTTATAAAATGTACAGACCATCTCCTTTGGTTCGTGCATATTGTCTGGAAGAAAAATTGCAGACACCCGCAAAGATTTATTATAAGTTCGAGGCAATAACACCAGTGGCAGCCATAAGCTGAATTCTGCCATCGCGCAGGCGTATTATGCAAAGAAGCAGGGCCTGAAGGGCGTGACAACAGAAACCGGCGCAGGCAGTGGGGCACAGCGCTTTCCATGGCGTGTGCATATCTGGGTCTGGACTGCACGTATACATGGTTAAGGTTTCCTATGAGCAAAAGCCCTTCCGCCGCGAGGTCATGCGCACCTATGGCGCAACCGTAACCCCTTCCCCCTCCACTACAAACGGAAATCGGGAAGAAGATTCTGGCGGAGCATCCCGGCACAACGGGCAGCCTTGGCTGTGCCATTTCCGAAGCCGTAGAAACGGCAGTCGGCAAGGAGGGCTATCGTTATGTTCTGGGCAGTGTGCTGAATCAGGTTCTGCTGCCTTGTTTCCATACCGATGATGGACTGATGCAGCAGAACCTGATTCAGCACACTGCCCAGAACATAACGATAGCCCTCCTTGCCGACTGCCGTTTCTACGGCTTCGGAAATGGCACAGCCAAGGCTGCCCGTTGTGCCGGGATGCTCCGCCAGAATCTTCTTCCCGATTTCCGTTGTAGTGGAGGGGGAAGGGGTTACGGTTGCGCCATAGGTGCGCATGACCTCGCGGCGGAAGGGCTTTTGCTCATAGGAAACCTTAACCATGTATACGTTGCAGTCCAGACCCAGATATGCACACGCCATGGAAAGCGCTGTGCCCCACTGCCCTGCGCCGGTTTCTGTTGTCACGCCCTTCAGGCCCTGCTTCTTTGCATAATACGCCTGCGCGATGGCAGAATTCAGCTTATGGCTGCCACTGGTGTTATTGCCCTCGAACTTATAATAAATCTTTGCGGGTGTCTGCAATTTTTCTTCCAGACAATATGCACGAACCAAAGGAGATGGTCTGTACATTTTATAAAAATCCAAAATTTCCTGTGGGATGTCGATGTAAGCAGTATCGTTATCCAATTCCTGCTGTACCAATTCATCGCAGAAAACTGCGCCAAGCTCCTCGGCTGTCATGGGCTGCAGTGTGCCGGGGTTCAGAAGCGGTGCCGGTTTATTTTTCATATCCGCACGCACGTTGTACCATTTTTTCGGCATTTCCTGCTCATCCAGATAAATTTTGTAGGGAATGTTCTTTTCTGTTTTCATTCTGTTTTCTCCTCTCGTCTTTTCTTTGCTGTTCTCATCTAGTCTAAAAAATTTTTGCTGAAAAATTTTGTCTATCGTACCTCTTTCAAAGACACCTGTCAATACCGGACGGAGTTTTTCAGCAAAACGCCGCCTCCCACTCGGACAAATGTCCGCCGTATTTGGTATATTCCTATGAAAACAGTTTGTTTTGACCGAGATTATTCATCAAAAATGCTGACAATTTCGCCATCCAGAATACGATTTGTGTTCTTGACTGCACAGAAATTGCCGCACATGCTGCAGGTATCCTCTTTTTCGGGCTTTGCCTCTGCTCTGTAACGGCGCGCCTTTTCGGGGTCCATGCTCAGGCGGAACATTTCCTCCCAATCCAGACGCTTTCTTGCTTCGCTCATTTTGTAGTCCCAATCTGCCGCATGAGGGATTCCCTTTGCGATATCGGCTGCGTGTGCCGCAATCTTCGCCGCAATGATCCCTTCTTTTACATCTGCCGCGTTGGGCAGGCGCAAATGCTCCGCAGGGGTTACATAGCACAGGAATGCCGCACCCGATGCCGCCGCAAGCGCACCGCCGATGGCAGAGGTGATGTGGTCATAGCCGGGGGCAACATCTGTCACCAAGGGCCCCAATACATAAAACGGTGCGCCGTGGCAGAGTGTTTTCTGAATTTCCATATTTGCGGCAATCTGATTCATGGGCATGTGGCCGGGGCCTTCAATCATGACCTGCACATCCTTCGCCCATGCGCGCTTTGTCAGCTCGCCAAGAGTAATCAGCTCCTCAATCTGCGCCGTATCGGTTGCATCTGCAAGACAGCCGGGGCGGCAGGCATCCCCAAGGCTCATGGTGATATCATATTCCCGACAGATATCCAGAATTTCATCATAATGCTCA
Proteins encoded:
- the thiC gene encoding phosphomethylpyrimidine synthase ThiC → MYTTQMDAARQGIITPQMKIVAEKERMDAEEIRSLVAKGQVIIPCNKNHKALHPSGVGARLTTKINVNLGVSRDWKDVDMEYEKVRSAVEMGAEAIMDLSSYGDTRSFRRKLTADCPAMIGTVPIYDAVVYYHKPLAQITAEEWLDIVRMHAEDGVDFMTIHCGMNRATAARFKQNKRLMNIVSRGGSIMFAWMEMTGNENPFYEHYDEILDICREYDITMSLGDACRPGCLADATDTAQIEELITLGELTKRAWAKDVQVMIEGPGHMPMNQIAANMEIQKTLCHGAPFYVLGPLVTDVAPGYDHITSAIGGALAAASGAAFLCYVTPAEHLRLPNAADVKEGIIAAKIAAHAADIAKGIPHAADWDYKMSEARKRLDWEEMFRLSMDPEKARRYRAEAKPEKEDTCSMCGNFCAVKNTNRILDGEIVSIFDE